The Marasmius oreades isolate 03SP1 chromosome 11, whole genome shotgun sequence genome includes a region encoding these proteins:
- a CDS encoding uncharacterized protein (MEROPS:MER0002635) has translation MDILHSNIARIQRHLAFVTTDPIDWKLFVQVSSWAVTLFECYLLLRQYPLYSKTEPPPALAKYISKEDFKKSQDYGRDKAKFLLVSKIYSQLLESIMVQYGFYAWSWKLSRQLVGRFGYGPEYEIVISIVFSFVMYWLSSLPTLPLSVYSTFVLEQKHGFNKTTAGLFVADLLKGWAITLVLGAPFMAAFLYIFKWAGDQFVPWLMAFMIVFQILMVILYPTIIQPLFNKLTPLKDGELRNRVEALASKLKFPLKHLYEIDGSKRSSHSNAYFFGLPWSKHIVIFDTLIQESKPEEVEAVLAHELGHWYYLHPTKLMAISQLHVFSILTLFPAFLHAPPVLRSFDFPKEVAARPPTVLAFFLFQMILTPVEAVISIGMNALSRRFEWEADYFACILKDKLNDERMNDMGDRLATALITLHVKNLSTVWVDWLYSAYHHSHPTLTERLKELDKFRVQKEKKN, from the exons ATGGATATCCTTCATTCGAATATTGCACGAATTCAGCGTCATCTTGCGTTCGTCACGACAGATCCCATTGATTGGAAGCTCTTCGTTCAAGTATCCTCATGGGCTGTAACGCTTTTCGAATGCTATCTTCT GCTCCGGCAATATCCCTTGTACTCAAAAACTGAGCCACCCCCAGCTCTTGCCAAATACATTAGTAAAGAAGACTTCAAAAAGTCCCAAGATTACGGAAGGGACAAAGCAAAGTTTTTACTGGTCTCCAAAATCTACAGCCAGTTGCTCGAATCTATAATGGTGCAATATGGGTTCTATGCTTGGTCGTGGAAGCTCTCTAGGCAACTTGTCGGGCGTTTTGGATATGGACCAGAATATGAG ATAGTGATATCTATCGTATTCTCCTTTGTGATGTACTGGCTTTCATCTTTGCCTACGCTCCCTCTATCTGTTTATTCGACATTTGTCCTGGAACAAAAACACGGATTCAACAAGACCACGGCTGGATTATTTGTCGCCGACCTGTTGAAAGGTTGGGCGATTACCCTAGTGCTCGGTGCCCCCTTCATGGCTGCTTTCCTTTATATCTTCAAGTGGGCCGGTGACCAGTTCGTTCCTTGGCTCATGGCATTCAT GATTGTGTTCCAGATACTCATGGTCATCTTGTACCCGACCATCATTCAACCGCTATTCAATAAACTCACTCCCCTCAAGGACGGAGAGCTGAGGAACAGGGTCGAAGCTCTTGCCAGCAAACTCAAGTTCCCTCTCAAGCACTTGTACGAAATTGATGGATCGAAGAGGAGCTCCCACAGTAATGCCTATTTCTTTGGTCTGCCATGG AGCAAACACATCGTGATTTTTGATACTCTCATTCAAGAGAGCAAACCAGAGGAAGTCGAGGCCGTCCTTG CCCATGAACTCGGGCACTGGTACTACTTGCACCCGACCAAGCTGATGGCAATCTCCCAGCTTCACGTCTTCAGCATTTTGACGTTATTCCCTGCCTTCCTTCATGCTCCTCCCGTTCTACGGTCCTTTGATTTCCCCAAAGAAGTTGCTGCCCGGCCGCCCACCGTCCTCGCATTCTTCCTATTCCAA ATGATCCTCACACCTGTCGAGGCCGTTATCAGTATTGGAATGAACGCTCTCAGTCGTCGGTTCGAATGGGAAGCTGACTATTTTGCTTGCATATTGAAAGACAAGTTGAATGATGAGAGAATGAATGATATGGGCGACCGTTTGGCTACCGCTCTCATCACCCTGCACGTCAAGAACTTGTCCACTGTCTGGGTCGATTGGCT CTATTCCGCCTACCATCATTCCCACCCTACCCTCACTGAACGACTCAAGGAGCTAGATAAGTTCCGTGTtcaaaaagagaagaagaattaG